A genomic region of Raphanus sativus cultivar WK10039 chromosome 6, ASM80110v3, whole genome shotgun sequence contains the following coding sequences:
- the LOC108829681 gene encoding uncharacterized protein LOC108829681, translating to MSNLASLPPSILHKILSKVATLHIWDFGSARIAFSGVNQIGRDDYLYRSADLIHFDDWINEVNAVRKFRLLCYQAGNLEAIYLRGMYEFFYLHLLDQGREKIHLAAERRLLLAKYVDGMLNLAFSVDDGGLVHNYPNFSREFVDRMYYMIRNNNPQPIGVMKNVRCLCLYWKE from the coding sequence ATGTCGAACTTGGCTTCTCTCCCTCCTTCCATCCTCCATAAGATTCTCTCAAAGGTAGCAACACTTCACATCTGGGACTTCGGTAGTGCAAGAATTGCTTTCTCCGGGGTTAATCAAATCGGCAGAGATGACTACTTATATCGATCTGCTGATCTCATTCACTTCGATGATTGGATTAATGAGGTTAATGCTGTAAGAAAATTCCGACTTCTGTGCTACCAAGCCGGTAATCTAGAGGCCATCTACTTGCGCGGTATGTATGAGTTCTTCTACCTCCATTTACTTGATCAAGGAAGAGAGAAAATCCATCTTGCTGCTGAGAGAAGATTGTTGTTGGCCAAGTATGTAGATGGAATGCTCAACTTAGCGTTTAGTGTAGATGATGGAGGGTTGGTTCACAACTATCCTAACTTTAGTCGTGAATTTGTTGATCGGATGTATTACATGATCAGGAATAATAATCCTCAGCCCATTGGGGTTATGAAAAACGTGAGGTGTTTATGTCTATACTGGAAAGAATAA
- the LOC130495699 gene encoding uncharacterized protein LOC130495699 yields MDKTWVWLPRNSDEYSEGATNFVYSSARRLGNLSEMMCPCRDCRNLSHQLVDKIVEHLVIRGMDKKYKSSCWSVHGEKRESKEDTGPGNEREAYELFKTAFSMDEDGPNQTNESGVEPNDGDEAAEETEFRKKLRDAETPLYSDCIKHTKVSAIMGLYRFKVKVVCLRITSISCWFCLRICYLKTMCFQRVWMIKKFLKIFGFGYDNIHACKNDCILYRKEYENLQSCPRCKVSRWEMDKHSNEIKVGIPAKVLRYFPIKDRFRRMFRSKRMAEDLCWHYTNATEDGTMRHPVDSISWAQVNDKWPDFAAEPRNLQLGISTDGMNTFSMQNTNHSTWPVLLVNYNTPPTMCMKAENIMLTLLIPGPTAPGNNIDVYLAPLIDDLKDLWAEGIEVYDSFAKENFTLRALLLWSISDYPALGTLSGCKVKGKQACNVCGKDTPSRWLKFSRKFVYMGNRKRLPPGHRYRYKKAWFDNTVEEGNASRIQTGTEIYETLQAFRNDFGRPLDKEKKRRRPELEDDEMVQEEECEESNDLWRWKKRSIFFELPYWKDMHVRHNVDVMHVEKNVSDAILSILMQSSKSKDGLKARKDLADIGIRSHLHTEVRGSKTYLPPASYWLSKKEKTIFCKSVSVNPPNLGSLKSHDHHVLVQNLLPAALRGLLHSGPRIAINRLCSYFNRLCQRIIDPEKLILMETEFVETMCQLERFFPPSLFDIMFHLPIHLSKEARLGGPLHFRWMYPFERYMKTLKAFVKNYARPEACMAEGYLAGECVAFCLEFLQDSVQVQEPVNRNEDIEADRVVVEG; encoded by the exons ATGGATAAGACGTGGGTTTGGCTGCCAAG GAATAGTGACGAGTACTCAGAAGGAGCAACTAATTTTGTGTATTCATCAGCAAGAAGATTGGGAAATCTGTCTGAAATGATGTGTCCTTGCAGAGACTGCCGCAATTTAAGCCATCAGCTAGTTGATAAAATAGTCGAGCATCTAGTGATTAGGGGTATGGATAAGAAGTACAAGAGCTCTTGTTGGAGTGTTCATGGTGAAAAAAGAGAATCTAAAGAAGACACTGGTCCTGGCAATGAAAGGGAGGCATATGAGTTGTTTAAGACAGCATTCTCCATGGATGAAGATGGTCCAAATCAGACGAATGAAAGTGGGGTGGAGCCAAATGATGGTGATGAAGCAGCAGAGGAAACTGAGTTTAGGAAAAAGTTAAGAGACGCTGAAACGCCATTGTACTCGGATTGTATCAAACACACGAAGGTTTCAGCAATCATGGGACTTTACAGATTCAAGGTTAAAGTGGTGTGTCTGAGAATTACTTCGATCAGCTGTTGGTTTTGCTTAAGGATATGCTACCTGAAGACAATGTGCTTCCAAAGAGTATGGATGATCAAGAAATTTCTGAAGATCTTTGGGTTCGGCTACGACAATATTCATGCTTGCAAGAATGATTGCATACTGTATAGGAAGGAGTATGAGAACCTACAAAGCTGTCCAAGATGCAAAGTTTCAAGATGGGAAATGGATAAGCACAGTAATGAGATAAAGGTGGGGATTCCGGCAAAGGTCCTTAGATATTTTCCAATCAAGGACAGGTTTAGGAGGATGTTTAGATCAAAGAGGATGGCTGAAGATCTGTGTTGGCACTATACCAATGCGACTGAAGATGGTACGATGCGACACCCCGTTGATTCTATCTCTTGGGCACAAGTGAATGATAAATGGCCAGACTTTGCTGCTGAACCAAGGAATCTTCAACTTGGAATTTCTACAGATGGGATGAACACTTTCTCCATGCAAAACACCAATCACAGCACATGGCCAGTGTTGTTAGTGAACTACAACACACCTCCAACGATGTGTATGAAGGCTGAGAATATAATGTTGACATTGCTGATCCCTGGTCCAACAGCTCCTGGTAATAACATAGATGTCTACTTAGCACCATTAATAGATGATCTTAAAGATTTGTGGGCTGAGGGTATTGAAGTCTACGACTCATTTGCGAAGGAGAATTTCACACTTAGAGCCTTGCTGCTTTGGAGTATCAGTGACTATCCAGCATTAGGAACCTTGTCTGGATGTAAAGTGAAGGGGAAACAAGCATGCAATGTATGTGGAAAGGATACACCATCTAGGTGGCTTAAGTTCAGCCGCAAGTTTGTCTACATGGGAAATAGAAAGAGACTACCGCCTGGCCATCGTTACAGATATAAAAAAGCTTGGTTCGACAACACAGTGGAGGAAGGGAATGCGAGTAGGATACAAACTGGCACTGAGATATATGAGACATTACAAGCTTTTAGGAATGATTTTGGAAGACCTCTAGATAAGgagaaaaaaaggagaagaccagagttggaagatgatgaGATGGTTCAAGAAGAAGAGTGTGAAGAATCAAATGATCTATGGCGGTGGAAGAAGAGATCAATATTCTTTGAACTACCTTACTGGAAG GATATGCATGTTCGTCATAATGTTGACGTTATGCACGTTGAAAAGAATGTGTCGGATGCTATACTGTCTATCTTGATGCAAAGTTCAAAGTCAAAAGATGGTTTGAAAGCAAGAAAAGACTTAGCAGATATTGGAATCAGAAGTCACTTGCACACAGAGGTTAGGGGTTCAAAAACATACTTACCTCCAGCATCGTATTGGCTATCGAAGAAAGAGAAGACCATTTTCTGCAAAAG TGTTTCAGTTAACCCTCCTAATTTAGGTAGTTTAAAGTCGCATGATCATCACGTGCTAGTACAGAACTTGTTACCAGCTGCATTAAGAGGGTTGTTGCATAGTGGTCCTAGGATTGCCATTAACAGATTATGCAGCTACTTTAACAGGTTGTGCCAACGCATCATTGACCCGGAGAAACTTATATTAATGGAGACAGAGTTTGTGGAAACAATGTGTCAACTGGAGCGCTTCTTCCCTCCATCTCTTTTTGATATCATGTTCCACCTTCCAATACATCTCTCAAAAGAGGCACGCTTGGGAGGACCACTTCACTTCCGCTGGATGTATCCATTTGAAAG GTACATGAAAACACTAAAGGCCTTTGTTAAGAATTATGCAAGGCCAGAAGCATGTATGGCTGAGGGGTATTTAGCTGGAGAATGTGTTGCATTTTGTTTAGAGTTCCTTCAAGATTCAGTACAAGTTCAAGAACCAGTTAATCGTAATGAAGATATTGAGGCTGATAGAGTCGTGGTTGAAGGTTGA
- the LOC130496343 gene encoding uncharacterized protein LOC130496343 produces the protein MYYLLEDAVGCKVAWPINKVVLDRNPVASQDVSMQHKEGETRRCKIYDWTSEEEEVIAEGLLCSSNSKEMVNNIPLGPNAVSIEVVKVFKDNAHLWRPTAEMFLIGDAINEKIAWPLLKFEIMASITTAATPAKPAATKTASPTNQQRKKQ, from the exons ATGTATTATCTCTTGGAGGACGCAGTGGGATGCAAAGTAGCTTGGCCAATAAATAAAGTGGTTTTGGACAGGAATCCAGTAGCGTCTCAAGATGTATCGATG CAACACAAGgaaggcgaaactcgaagatgCAAAATCTATGACTGGacttcagaagaagaagaggttatTGCTGAAGGTCTCCTGTGCTCATCTAATTCCAAAGAGATGGTTAACAATATACCTCTGGGTCCAAATGCGGTGAGCATTGAAGTGGTGAAGGTGTTTAAAGATAATGCTCATTTGTGGAGGCCAACTGCGGAGATGTTTTTGATTGGTGATGCAATTAACGAGAAAATCGCATGGCCACTCCTCAAGTTTGAAATCATGGCTTCGATCACTACAGCTGCAACACCTGCAAAACCTGCAGCCACGAAAACAGCATCACCTACCAACCAGCAAAGAAAAAAGCAATG A
- the LOC130496344 gene encoding uncharacterized protein LOC130496344 has protein sequence MWEEIQGRFNLQEEWHKAVIFKQLGSLWRAGKSRLVSQVRAAKTAAERLKLKPSNVPSIQVWNTWVRSKTTSSFTEISNRYRELRKNQIPHTTSRKGMIRLAYDMKKKESRPKKSE, from the exons ATGTGGGAAGAAATTCAG GGGAGGTTTAACTTGCAAGAAGAGTGGCATAAAGCTGTTATTTTCAAGCAGTTGGGAAGCTTGTGGAGGGCTGGGAAGTCAAGGCTAGTGTCACAAGTACGGGCAGCGAAGACTGCTGCTGagagattaaaattaaaacccaGCAACGTCCCATCTATACAAGTGTGGAACACTTGGGTTAGGAGCAAGACTACCTCAAGTTTCACG GAAATAAGTAATAGGTACCGAGAGCTGAGAAAAAATCAGATTCCTCATACCACCAGCCGCAAAGGAATGATTCGTTTAGCTTATGATATG aaaaaaaaagagtcaagACCCAAAAAAAGTGAGTAG
- the LOC130495700 gene encoding uncharacterized protein LOC130495700 — translation MGEIVTSSETMKDVGGSSTIKCPMLNNTNYTVWSIRMKLALEVHKVWEVIEGEDITDEDKKVKAEKNSMAKALLFQSIPEAMILQLGGLDTAKKVWEAIKARHVGAERVKEARLQTLMSDFDRLRMKDDETIDDFSGKLSEISSKSSALGVIIEEPKLVKKFLSSIPRKKYIHMVASLEQMLDLNKTSYEDIIGRMKAYEKRICHVPSSR, via the coding sequence ATGGGAGAAATCGTAACCTCCTCTGAGACTATGAAAGACGTCGGAGGATCAAGCACGATCAAATGTCCAATGCtgaataatactaattatacaGTTTGGAGCATTCGGATGAAACTTGCGTTGGAAGTACATAAGGTTTGGGAAGTGATAGAAGGAGAAGACATAACTGATGAAGATAAGAAGGTCAAAGCAGAGAAAAATTCCATGGCGAAGGCATTATTGTTTCAATCTATACCAGAAGCCATGATATTGCAGCTCGGAGGACTTGATACAGCTAAGAAGGTTTGGGAAGCGATCAAGGCACGGCATGTAGGAGCAGAAAGAGTCAAAGAAGCAAGATTGCAAACCCTAATGTCTGATTTTGACCGACTAAGAATGAAAGACGACGAGACAATCGACGACTTTAGTGGCAAACTCTCAGAGATATCATCAAAATCGTCTGCTCTAGGAGTAATCATCGAAGAACCTAAACTCGTGAAGAAATTTTTATCTAGTATCCCGCGGAAAAAGTACATCCACATGGTGGCGTCTCTCGAACAGATGTTGGACTTGAACAAAACCAGCTACGAAGATATTATAGGCAGAATGAAGGCGTATGAGAAGCGTAtttgtcatgtcccaagttctaggtaa